A window from Mesorhizobium sp. WSM2240 encodes these proteins:
- a CDS encoding N-acetylmuramoyl-L-alanine amidase, with protein sequence MHFGSTSVRQVTRNVPLRGAVCGLMLVLFMALQAMLSFAESAPLEARDFKMAGDATRMRVVLNFDGEPNPEWLLLRAPHRLVLDLPETKLLLHPDGLKAIGLVTDVRYGHLQEGKSRLILTSKGPFTVERLDVLENEGESGYRLVVDLVAASDRQFEEALALQSQTTGATVATPKGDRLGKAPADDVTRPFTIVIDPGHGGIDGGAKGTSGTEEKTITLAFALELKAKLASSGKYDVYLTREKDEFLRLDDRVRIARQHEADLFISIHADTIRLKGIRGATVYTVSDKASDEEAEALAIRENLSDQLAGMEIEGEKQEVADILVDLIRRETHSFSIRFARSLVSELSNTVGLINNPHRFAGFKVLKAPDVPSVLVELGYMSNPKDEAQLRDPDWRGKAAASISNAIAAFAASRSAGG encoded by the coding sequence ATGCATTTTGGAAGCACGAGCGTTAGGCAGGTTACGCGCAATGTCCCGTTGCGCGGCGCTGTCTGCGGCTTGATGCTCGTCCTGTTTATGGCGCTCCAGGCGATGTTATCCTTCGCCGAATCCGCGCCGCTCGAAGCGCGTGACTTCAAGATGGCCGGTGACGCCACGCGCATGCGCGTGGTCCTGAATTTCGATGGCGAACCCAACCCCGAATGGCTTCTGTTGCGTGCGCCGCATCGTCTCGTTCTGGATCTCCCGGAAACGAAGCTCCTTTTACATCCCGACGGCTTGAAGGCGATCGGCCTGGTCACCGATGTGCGCTACGGGCATCTCCAAGAGGGCAAGTCGCGGCTGATTCTGACCTCGAAGGGACCGTTCACCGTCGAGAGGCTCGACGTTCTGGAAAATGAAGGCGAGTCCGGATATCGGCTGGTGGTGGACCTCGTCGCCGCGTCTGACAGGCAATTCGAGGAGGCGCTCGCGCTGCAGTCGCAGACCACCGGCGCGACCGTCGCCACGCCGAAAGGCGACCGTCTCGGCAAGGCTCCCGCCGATGACGTGACGCGACCCTTCACCATTGTGATCGATCCCGGACATGGCGGCATCGACGGCGGAGCCAAAGGCACCAGCGGGACGGAGGAGAAGACAATCACGCTTGCCTTTGCGCTGGAGTTGAAGGCGAAGCTCGCTTCCAGCGGCAAGTATGACGTGTACCTGACTCGCGAGAAGGACGAGTTCCTGCGCCTCGACGATCGGGTGCGAATCGCACGGCAGCACGAAGCGGATCTTTTCATATCCATTCATGCCGATACGATCCGCCTGAAGGGCATTCGCGGTGCGACCGTCTACACCGTTTCAGACAAGGCGTCCGATGAGGAGGCCGAGGCGCTCGCGATACGCGAAAACCTGTCGGATCAACTCGCTGGGATGGAGATCGAGGGCGAGAAACAGGAGGTCGCCGACATTCTCGTCGATCTGATCCGCCGCGAAACGCACAGTTTTTCGATCCGCTTCGCCCGTTCGTTGGTCAGCGAGTTGTCGAACACTGTCGGATTGATCAACAATCCCCATCGTTTCGCCGGCTTCAAGGTGCTCAAGGCGCCGGACGTACCTTCTGTCCTGGTCGAGCTTGGCTACATGTCGAATCCCAAGGATGAGGCGCAATTGCGCGACCCCGACTGGCGCGGCAAGGCGGCTGCCAGCATTTCGAACGCCATTGCGGCTTTTGCCGCGTCACGATCGGCGGGCGGGTGA